Within the Platichthys flesus chromosome 16, fPlaFle2.1, whole genome shotgun sequence genome, the region ACAAGTGCAGAATAAGGTCAGATCAGGTGACCAGACGGGGGCGCTAACCTTCCTCAAAGTGAAACAAGAGCATTCAGGCTACGTCCACACCGAGTCTCAGCTACGCATCAGCAACAATCTCTGACGCACCACAGACCTGAAAACACACGTCacgtaaacaggaagtagatgtcTCCTCAGCAGGTGTTTGCTTAGTAACAGAAACTCCTCTGAAGGAGGAACAGTGAAGGTGACGAGTCAGAGAAGGGACGACGAGGTGGAactgctactgacaggaagtgctactgacaggaactgctactgacaggaagtgctactgacactTCGTGTTCACTGCTAGTAGTCAAGTCaggtgactgatgagaaccaatcaggaagagaacgtcTGCATCATCGTTTACCAAAGTCTCAGTTTCAGACTGAAACAAAACAgagttaaaaatataatttgtcaGTGTGGGCGGAGCTTGGAAGAGTATGCTTTACCTTGTGTAAGCTGACTATGGGATGCAGGTGAGGAGGGTCCCATCGAAATAAAGCACAGTCCCTTCTTATGATTTGAACTCgtactgcagagacacacacacgcatacacacgacatccacacacacccacactgcagctcagcctctgaTTGGATGGTGGACGTGATGAGGTACATTgatgaataaatgtgtttgacTCGGCGACGTGTCACATCCGACAGGTTTGATACTTTTGTTCTATAAACTTGTCTAAACTTTCGTATGTACATCATTtctgaagctgcaggaaacacTGAAGTAACAACATCCACCACAGGCATACaggcgccccctggtggcagcatcTCAACCACGCCCTCCCCAGTGAGCGTCCAGTCAGGGACCATTGCTACGTGCCATGTCTCTCATTCGATTGGTTATTTTTCTCTCGAATCAAAATGGGATTGATGCCATTTAAACTCGTTGGCCAGTTCCAACTGAACTCGGGGAGTCAGGTTATCGCCTCCGAGACGCAGCTCGGAGAGAACCACTCGCCTGTCAGCATGAGGCTTGGTGACATCACGTGATAGCGACATGATTGACAGGAACCTGAGGTGCGACACATCAGGATCGTCTAAATGTGATTCGTCCGCTCATGTAACTGCACCAGATCTGAAgatagcctagcttagcacaaacacTGGAAGCGGAGGGAAACTGTTAGCTGCAACTTTTCTATAAGTTGATATGGTCCCCAACCTACAACTCTCACTTCCTGTGGGGGTGTgtccgaggggggggggcatcagtgTGACGATTGGTGGCAGTGTGGACGGAAGGAAGGATAGATGGAGGAGTGTGTTGGgttcaaaggttaaaggtcatttACAGTAAACTACAGATATTTACACACAGCCAGAATTATACAGAGAACAAATATGTACATGCTCAGAGTTTCTATTGTTTTACTATGACCCACAATGTCATCGCAAAAAtatatcctcctcctcttgctcctcctctgtctgtagtgtaaggaggtgggggggttgggCGGTCAGGTGGCGTGGACTTTAACTGTTCTTCATCAGCGTTCTGTCTTCAGGAGGGCAGGAGGACAAGGAAGCGACtgtggcagaggaagaggaggaggagttgtggGAGGGGAAGGAGAGCAACTGTCCAGTCTCAGACGAGAGGAGCGAGCAGGAGCGAAGGTCGACCGTCTGCAGCGACGAGCAGCGACGCAACAACGACACGCACTGCTCTGTCACTTTAACacaacctgaaacacacacacaaacacacacaattaaccACAGTCCActggaaacattttaattaaatataaatgtaaattgttAAATACTTAGACAAACTGTAAAATAGTGTAAATATAGTAACTGTAGAATAAATGAAATAACTACTCAGTAATTAAGTATCGATAACATTGAAGCTTCAGTGATTTGAAGGTCGGAGCAGATGAGTGTGGTTTGAATCACCTGCCAGGTTGATGTGGGTGAGGCTCTCTCTCAGGGGGGAGATGGGGGAGGTGAGGGTGAGAACCGTCTGGTCTGTGATGTTCCCACACTGACTCAGGTCTAACCTGACCAGGTGAGGAACGTAACGCACCAGCAGACGAGACGACGCGTCCGTCAGATCCAAACCGGCCAATCGCAGCTCCGTCACATTCTGGAAGCGTCCTGCTCTGGTCTCCCCGTGAGCTGATCGACCAATCAGAGTGCAAAGTGTAAGACCGATGGATTTGATCATTTTAGGTGATACCAGCAGAAGTAAAAGAACATGCTCTTCATTAACACATTAAACCTTTTCAAAATGAGTTGAATTTAAAGATTTCATTCGAAATATAGAATTATATGAAATATCTTAAATAAAGGTTAAATTCTCTCATTTATAAGCATTTAATTAGATATTAAAACTATACAAAAACGTCTTTCACTTCAGTGAAAATATGCGTCATCAATGGTTCATGTGTGACTTCCTGTCATGTGACGGCATGTGCGTCTCACCTGTCCTGGTGTCAGGTGGGGGGGCAAGCAGCTCTCTCAGGTGCGAGTCCTTCAGGTCCTCCACTCTGCTCAGATCCAGCAGCCTCAGACAGGGACACACGGCCTGACACAACGCCGACACCACCGGCCACGCACAACCACTAACGTTCAGCTCCAAcagacctgcacacacatgagATGCACGCACACACCGGTTAGActgagagaggaagggggggcgCACACTCCCTCACGCCCAAACCCACGCCCACACACGTCACCTTGCAGGCGGTTGATGAGCCACATCAGCTGTTTCTTGGAGATGTTGGTATATCCCAGGTTGAGGGAGACGGGCTGGCGGCGGATGATACCACTCAGCATAGGGGGGGTGATGGAGCGCTGACGGCTCAGGTCGATCTGAGTCCACAACCTCTTGTCGCAGCACCTGATGGACGCAGAGACACAACCACACGTCAGTCTGACAGCAAGTGTTTAACGTGGAGATGCTGACGATGTCACCGACCTTTATCAGTCACCACATCAAACTGTGATTCATGTGATTTAACCAGTTTAATATGTTgcgcttttattgtgaaagacaTCCTGAAAAACCATGTGGTTGTTTCCCACACTGACACCTTATAAAACTCATCACTGTTGCTATGGTTACTTCAGCTGGAGTTTTCAGCCTGTGAATCAGAGACTGGTTTGAACTGGTCTCTGAGTCAGAGACTGGTTTGAATTGGTCTCTGGATCAGAGACTGGTTTGAACTGGTCTCTGGATCAGAGACTGGTTTGAACTGGTGTCGTTTTAGTTAGAAAACTCTgattttgtgtttcagtctgaacagaaactgagacttttgAAAACGATGACGCCcacgttctcttcctgattggttctcatcagtcacatgtctTGACTAGCAGCGGTGAACACTTCCTGtcgctaacacttcctgtcagtaacacgtcctttcagtgacacttcctgtcgctAACATATCTTGTCAGTAACACCTCcagtcagttacacttcctgtcgctacaacttcctgtcagttacacctCCTGTCAGTAACACGTCCTTTCAGTAGCAcgtcctgtcagtgacacttcctgtcagcagcGCTTCCTGTAAGCAGTGCTTCTTGTCAGTGacgcttcctgtcagtgacacttcctgtcagcagcacttcctgtcagcagcacttcctgtcagtaacacttcctgtcagtagcacttcctgtcagtagcacttcctgtcagtagcacttcctgtaagtaacacttcctgtaagtgacacttcctgtcagtgacacttcctgtcagtgacacttcctgtcagtgacacttcctgtcagtgacacttcctgtcagtaacacttcctgtcagcagcacttcctgtcagcagcacttcctgtcagtagcacttcctgtcagtgacacttcctgtcagtaacacttcctgtcagtagcacttcctgtcagtagcacttcctgtaagtaacacttcctgtaagtaacacttcctgtcagtaacacttcctgtcagtgacacttcctgtcagtgacacttcctgtcagtgacacttcctgtcagtaacacttcctgtcagcagcacttcctgtcagtagcacttcctgtcattGACTCTTTACGGTCAATGTTCCTCTGTTACTAACCAGGTGCAGAGGAAACATCTACTTCCTGTTAACGTCACATGGCCAGTGGACGTGACCAGTCATGTGACATGATTTCAGGTGTAGCAGTGTGGGAGGAGCCTCAGTGTGTCAGGTGGGTGTGGACTCACCAGCGGCTCCAGGTGCGACACACCCTCATGCAGACGCAGAGCTCCCTGTGGCTCAGGGAGGTGAAGACTCGGAGCCAGACGTCCCGGGTCACGATGTGCGATGCTCCGCCGTCCAGAGGCAAACAGCTGGGCTCTgggcaggtggggggggggcgcaccAGGTGTCTCTCCATCTGAACAGGTCGGGGGGGCGAGGGCACGGCCGGGGGGCTGCGCTTCATCATCTGAGAGCGAGGGGCGAGACGTGATGGCTGGGAGCAGGGGGACGCAGCCATTGTTGACATCATCAAGCCGCCTCCCCCGGggcccgccccccctcccccattgGCCGAGGAGGAAATGTTGTTTCTGGACATCGGGTTCTTGCTGTTGCTACGGATCTTGTTGCCACGACTCCCACTTCCCTTGGtgccaccccctcccccccccccatgtctaTGATTGGTCAAAATCCCGCTGGCgttctccttctcacctccctccctcacccctcccGTCCCACCTCTTGTCCGTCCGTTGCGCGCCTCCTGCCCATTGGTCCGCTGCCTCCCCGTGAACCCGTCATGCTGCGAGGATGGAGGCATCTGATTggatgagaggggtgagggtggggggagggaggaggagtttTTCCTGGTCCTTTCTGATGTGGGcgtgtcctcgtcctctccaTCCAGCTGCCCTCCTTTCCGTCCTCTTGGAGGTAACCCCccatctcctccccctctccgcCGTGTCttgtctccccctcccccccccacctccacctcctcctcctcctcctcacccctccctccctccccctccgaCTCCTCACTGGCACTGAAGCCCAGCTCGGCCAgacgtctctccctctccctctctctctcccgctcgcTAcgactcctctccctctccacccgGCCCCCACTGCTGTTACCGTAGACAatcggaggagggggggcaggggagGACGACGATGGCGAGGAGCCTCCCCCTTGCTCCTCCCTCAGGGAATCGTCAGAGTCGGACTCGGAGTCCGACTCAGaactggaagaggaggaagaggaggactcGGGCCGACGCTCCAGCAGACACATCCTCTTAAAACGTTCAAGTTTCTCTCTGTGGTGCGAGCGCTGGTCCGCACTCGAaaccccccctgccccccccccaccaccaggttgagaagacgaagaggaagaggaggagccctGAAATCCACCAGCTGATGATGTGGGACCATTAGActccaccacttcctgtttgggtttctgaaaagaaaagattccGATCAGGATGTGGACACAGCAGGTGTTCATCACAGTCTCTCTCGGTCTCATCTCAATAACACGTGGTGTTCGACCGGCGACCTGAGAAAAGGTTTAACTGAAGATACCGTGGACATGAACTTGAGTCCGTCACgtcacacagaaacatgtgatCGAAGCCTTCGTACCTTTTTCAGCCGTTTCTCATGGGCAGCTTTCATCTGGACGGAAACAgacagaaggtcagaggtcaccacccttcacaataaaagtcctctgtgtctcctacAGCTGGAGGACTTTTTCTGTGAAGCTCCACTACTTTGGATTATTATCTATGTGctcattatcaaaataaaataatcattgaTTTCTCAAATGTAATTATGAAATTAGTTAAAGATATTTTACACTTTGACCAAAGACGTTatcatgaataaaaagaaaaaatatatagaacttgagtTACCTTCTTCTTGGCTCCGCTGTCCTGAggcagctccttctccttcttcctcttgtggCCCCCCTCCGCtgtcctccccccctcctccagggagggaggggcttTCTTTTTAGGGGGCGGCTCATCTGTGAGTTTCCAACGGCCCACCTCCCCGTTATCCAGTCGCCGCTTCCCTGAGCCATCGGCCTGGTcctggagacagacacaggtCAGTCCATGCTGCACTGATGCCGTTAAAAAGTTTCCTGGTCCCTGATTGATTGATGGTTcatttaagcctcggaaaactcattgaggaataagaccctcatttacaatggtgccgaGGGTACAATGAAGACTTAATACattgagaaaacaaataaataaataagaatgaaataaatataagtatatACCCTGAGTCCTAGTCCCTCAGTTCTGAACCCTTTTCACCAAGGTGAATCTAATCCAGGTCTGGTTTGAAGTTGGTTCAACTTGCAAACCTTTACTAAGAGCAAGAGTGTTTTTCCATGAAAAGGATCTACGTCTTTACATCACATGTGCAGTTTTTTAATTCTCAGCCACACTAGACTTCAAGCACAACATAACCAATGGAGGATGACTGTATTTCTTCTCAAGTATGGCTCTCCCGGGTTTATAACATTTGTACAGGTTTAGTCTTTTAAACTGGTTCTCATAATGTTTTGGTCTTATTGGTCTTGTTGGTCACGATAAACCCTCCCCCAGCCCCTTGTGCAAGCAGTTCTCTCTTTAGAGAAGTGTACCAGAGTTATTTCTGGCCATGAGACATTTCTTTGGCCATCGCAACACAAAGAACCAGTTCGAGATCAGTCACTGTATTGCATTGCCGTGGGTAAGGGGTCCCCGAGTCCGGGACCCAGAGTACTGGTACCCCAGTACAGCATCCTGGTCTGACCCACCTTACTGGTCTTGCCCTCCTTGTGGCATTTGGGACACTCCCAGCAGTTTGGAATCTCGTCGTTAATGATACCTTCGGCTTTCCCcatctgaggaggagacacagcgTCAGTCTGAGAGTCGTAGAGAAACGATCGAAGATCCTGATTATTGATCCAACCTGATCACCAACCTTCAGGCAGCTTGGGTGGATAATTTCATTACAGATGGTGCACTCCATCAGAGAGAGGCtgaacttctcctcctccgagTCCACAGTGTCCTCCTTCCCTGCCTCGCCACATGCAAAGCACACCGCCGTGTGAGGCAGCACGGGCTGTAGGGGGAGAGACAGGTACAGACCGGAATtacaaggacagagagagagagagagagagagagagagagagagagagacagagacaggtggATCAGTACCGGCCGTACAAAGAGAGACTTTGGTTTTGTGTGAAGAAGTTTGTCAGCTGGACTTTAAAACACTGTAAACTATGATTGTTCTTCAGGTTAAAGAGCTCCAGACTAACTTCTGGTGCTCCTCACTGAACATGTGAGAGACACCAGCACAAAATGTAGACGCACCACTTACAGCGGCATGCAACACTTTCATATTTTTACCATTTCCCAACTGTTTTACAGATACATGTTTTGGTAATAAATAGACAATTTAAATTGCATCTAAAAATATGCGGCTCTATTTCAAAGTCAAAAGGTGAAGTAGGGCTTTAGAAGGTGCTTTAAGTGCTAACAAAAACTCTTCAGtggtttttaaaacattaaaatcaaacaaacaaactgataaaTGTAAACCTATATGTGGTCGGCTCATTATCGTCATTACAGCACAACCCCAACAAAACAAGTTAACAAGGAACTTCCTCTTTCAAGCCTCTCCTTGCCTTTAGAGCAGGGGTGGGGGACTGGTGAACAGTCTTCAAGATTGTTAGAtcattaacacaaaaaaaacacacaaactaccaACATCTTGCTCACGCCAGTGTGCATCATCTGaagccattttcagaaatgACCTCTGGCTAGaatccagagaattggctactgtggggttagggttagggttcgaGTGTAAAGTTATAAATTTGCGACTGAATGATTGCAGCCTGGAGCCCTGAGTTATTAATATTCTGAGATGAAACAATGACCCATAAATCACCTAACAACAGAAATGATATGAacatctgtgtgcgtgtgtgtgtttgttaaagcATCTCTCTGAAAAACCACTGCGATGGATCAAAGCCAACTCAAGACTCCATCCAGAGAtggttgccatggaaacccAGCATCGCTGCCTGCTGGGATGCAGCTGTGGGTCGATGCTGTTTGAAGAATCGACAGGAACAAACGAAAGgtgcaaatctgtgtgtgtatgtgtgtgtgtgtgtgtgtgtgtgctggactCACAGCCGTGCACTGTCTCAGGAGGCAGGACTGCTTCATCCGACCAGGCCCTCCGAACTTCTTCATGTCCTTACAGAAGTGACACTCTCCACACTCGGTCCTCATGCACGCCTGGCAGCGCCGGCACCGCGTCCGCCTGCGCCTCGCCCCCCCGCCGGCCCCCCCGCCCAGTGCCTTACTGCCCGACATCCCCGAACAAGTcagctgcaaacacaatcaGAGAGGGAAACTGGTCACCATGTGATCACAGAGCATCGCCAtatcattgttttcattattgatcATCAATTAATCAATGAATCTGTAACATAAGAACACATGAGTCAGTGACTCTATGATGAACAGTCACCTGATCATCATGAGCACTTTGTGAATGAGCCTCAACTTCTCTCAGAGAGAATGAGTTAGAACACATCCCATTATTACGAGTGGAGCCTGGGACCCGATACCTGCACATCAGGGGGTTCCCAGACACCTGGCGCATACTTCAGACTGAAGGACCCTCCACTCAGCTTATGACCTATGATCTCCaatgtttcataatgaaccaaattattttcacttttctcagTTTTACACTCTCTGGTTTGTTTACAAACTCAACACTGatcacacaaattaaatcaatttgttttgaaacgAATCGGGTCCAGTCTAC harbors:
- the zgc:158376 gene encoding F-box/LRR-repeat protein 19, with protein sequence MSGSKALGGGAGGGARRRRTRCRRCQACMRTECGECHFCKDMKKFGGPGRMKQSCLLRQCTAPVLPHTAVCFACGEAGKEDTVDSEEEKFSLSLMECTICNEIIHPSCLKMGKAEGIINDEIPNCWECPKCHKEGKTSKDQADGSGKRRLDNGEVGRWKLTDEPPPKKKAPPSLEEGGRTAEGGHKRKKEKELPQDSGAKKKMKAAHEKRLKKKPKQEVVESNGPTSSAGGFQGSSSSSSSSQPGGGGGAGGVSSADQRSHHREKLERFKRMCLLERRPESSSSSSSSSESDSESDSDDSLREEQGGGSSPSSSSPAPPPPIVYGNSSGGRVERERSRSERERERERERRLAELGFSASEESEGEGGRGEEEEEEVEVGGGGGDKTRRRGGGDGGLPPRGRKGGQLDGEDEDTPTSERTRKNSSSLPPPSPLSSNQMPPSSQHDGFTGRQRTNGQEARNGRTRGGTGGVREGGEKENASGILTNHRHGGGGGGGTKGSGSRGNKIRSNSKNPMSRNNISSSANGGGGAGPGGGGLMMSTMAASPCSQPSRLAPRSQMMKRSPPAVPSPPRPVQMERHLVRPPPTCPEPSCLPLDGGASHIVTRDVWLRVFTSLSHRELCVCMRVCRTWSRWCCDKRLWTQIDLSRQRSITPPMLSGIIRRQPVSLNLGYTNISKKQLMWLINRLQGLLELNVSGCAWPVVSALCQAVCPCLRLLDLSRVEDLKDSHLRELLAPPPDTRTAHGETRAGRFQNVTELRLAGLDLTDASSRLLVRYVPHLVRLDLSQCGNITDQTVLTLTSPISPLRESLTHINLAGCVKVTEQCVSLLRRCSSLQTVDLRSCSLLSSETGQLLSFPSHNSSSSSSATVASLSSCPPEDRTLMKNS